From Amycolatopsis sp. cg9, one genomic window encodes:
- a CDS encoding phage baseplate assembly protein V, which translates to MTTPRAMATDQRFYGVAPAEVVQNDGDDEGRVRVKYYWLDGGASISPWIRVSQLYAGAGYGSVFVPEVGDEVLVAFFQGDMRQPYVLGGLYNGKKKPPVAHSGGTDQKIIRTKAGHRILFDDKEKEITISTASGAKVVLKDSGEITLEAKTVTVKASDIDLGGGATEPVVLGNALMQAFVQHTHPVAGAATGPATPLPPTVLAKKVKAT; encoded by the coding sequence ATGACCACACCACGGGCCATGGCGACCGACCAGCGCTTCTACGGCGTCGCGCCGGCGGAGGTCGTCCAGAACGACGGGGACGACGAAGGCCGCGTCCGGGTCAAGTACTACTGGCTGGACGGCGGCGCGTCGATCAGTCCCTGGATCCGCGTCAGCCAGCTGTACGCGGGCGCCGGCTACGGCTCGGTGTTCGTGCCCGAGGTCGGCGACGAGGTGCTGGTCGCGTTCTTCCAGGGCGACATGCGCCAGCCGTACGTGCTGGGCGGGCTCTACAACGGCAAGAAGAAGCCGCCGGTCGCGCACTCCGGCGGCACCGACCAGAAGATCATCCGGACCAAGGCCGGGCACCGGATCCTGTTCGACGACAAGGAAAAGGAGATCACGATCAGCACCGCGTCCGGGGCGAAGGTGGTGCTCAAGGACAGCGGCGAGATCACCCTCGAAGCCAAGACCGTGACGGTGAAGGCGTCGGACATCGACCTCGGCGGCGGTGCCACCGAGCCCGTCGTGCTCGGCAACGCGCTGATGCAGGCCTTCGTGCAGCACACCCACCCGGTGGCCGGCGCGGCCACCGGGCCCGCGACGCCGCTCCCGCCGACCGTGCTCGCGAAGAAGGTGAAGGCGACGTGA
- a CDS encoding LysM peptidoglycan-binding domain-containing protein — translation MITTPFSSVSQGADAHLEIERPPNRTPQVIPLRFNPTEYKLSKSNTFAEITIPGLETPPIQFIRGGTETLTLQALVDTSDTLNDVRTSYVDAVRDLLRIDGTEHAPPIVRFHWNGPVFTGVLEKLDVNYVLFAKNGVPLRAQLDITLKEYRLAKDQAVDPPRSSPTVEKSYVVRRGDTWDRISAAVYRRPDAWRELARANGISDPRDLRPGLVLTVPRLP, via the coding sequence GTGATCACCACACCGTTCTCTTCGGTGAGCCAGGGCGCCGACGCGCACCTGGAGATCGAGCGGCCGCCGAACCGGACGCCGCAGGTGATCCCGCTGCGGTTCAACCCGACCGAGTACAAGCTGAGCAAGAGCAACACCTTCGCCGAGATCACCATCCCCGGGCTGGAGACACCGCCGATCCAGTTCATCCGCGGCGGCACCGAAACGCTGACGCTGCAGGCGCTGGTCGACACGTCGGACACGCTGAACGACGTCCGGACGTCCTATGTGGACGCCGTACGCGACCTGCTGCGGATCGATGGCACCGAGCACGCGCCACCGATCGTCCGGTTCCACTGGAACGGTCCGGTGTTCACCGGCGTGCTGGAGAAGCTGGACGTGAACTACGTGCTGTTCGCCAAGAACGGGGTCCCGCTGCGGGCCCAGCTGGACATCACGCTCAAGGAGTACCGCCTGGCGAAGGACCAGGCCGTGGACCCGCCGCGGTCCTCGCCGACGGTGGAGAAGAGCTACGTCGTGCGCCGCGGCGACACCTGGGACCGCATCTCCGCCGCGGTGTACCGGCGGCCGGACGCGTGGCGGGAACTGGCGCGCGCCAACGGCATCTCCGATCCACGCGACCTGCGGCCGGGGCTGGTGCTGACCGTGCCCCGGCTGCCGTGA
- a CDS encoding phage late control D family protein yields MTAPAGTQPELADPDGYAPQFEVVVEGLTLDPTTKNDILDIKVHRDLDEMSGFDLELNNWDDVALKFKHSDSKELRIGAHVSVRLGYADRLLTVATGKISTLAPKFPDSASPTVSITCVDGLLDLKDRKPTKEEDKNFVNKTDWEIAEQIARRNHLAFETTHEGPRHDLVVQKNQSDAQFLMERAKRIDFDCYLLPDPRTGVQTLYFIKPTDGRDSRPIRLFRLAYAPGLASGPSGQPPGLVPNLIDFTPTMTLSDQVSKLTVHGWDPVKAEPIEYVATKDDLPGGQNSADGQSGPEAAATAAGDRQEVVVDAPVLSQEEAKELAISLLRERAYEFITATGRVAGLPELRPGDNLEIFGLGRRFSGTYFVKRVEHALNTSGFFTTFTARRIFQGDKQ; encoded by the coding sequence ATGACCGCGCCCGCGGGCACCCAGCCCGAACTCGCCGACCCGGACGGCTACGCCCCGCAATTCGAAGTGGTCGTCGAGGGGCTGACGCTGGACCCGACGACGAAGAACGACATCCTCGACATCAAGGTGCACCGCGATCTCGACGAGATGTCGGGCTTCGACCTCGAGCTGAACAACTGGGACGACGTCGCGCTGAAGTTCAAGCACAGCGACTCGAAGGAGCTGCGGATCGGCGCGCACGTCTCGGTCCGGCTCGGCTACGCGGACCGGCTGCTGACCGTCGCGACCGGGAAGATCAGCACGCTCGCGCCCAAGTTCCCGGATTCCGCGTCGCCGACCGTCTCCATCACCTGCGTGGACGGGCTGCTCGACCTCAAGGACCGCAAGCCCACCAAGGAAGAGGACAAGAACTTCGTCAACAAGACCGACTGGGAGATCGCCGAGCAGATCGCGCGGCGCAACCACCTGGCGTTCGAGACGACCCACGAGGGCCCGCGGCACGACCTCGTGGTGCAGAAGAACCAGTCCGACGCGCAGTTCCTGATGGAGCGGGCGAAGCGGATCGACTTCGACTGCTACCTCCTGCCGGACCCGCGGACGGGCGTGCAGACGCTGTACTTCATCAAGCCCACCGACGGTCGCGACTCCCGGCCGATCCGGTTGTTCCGCCTGGCCTACGCGCCCGGGCTGGCCTCCGGGCCGAGCGGGCAGCCGCCCGGCCTGGTGCCCAACCTCATCGACTTCACCCCGACGATGACCCTGTCCGACCAGGTCAGCAAGCTCACCGTGCACGGCTGGGACCCGGTCAAGGCGGAGCCGATCGAGTACGTCGCGACCAAGGACGACCTGCCCGGCGGGCAGAACTCCGCCGACGGGCAGAGCGGGCCCGAGGCGGCGGCGACCGCGGCCGGCGACCGCCAGGAAGTGGTCGTCGACGCGCCGGTGCTGAGCCAGGAGGAAGCCAAGGAGCTGGCCATCTCGCTGCTGCGGGAGCGGGCGTACGAGTTCATCACCGCGACCGGCCGGGTGGCCGGGCTGCCGGAGCTGCGCCCGGGGGACAACCTGGAGATCTTCGGCCTCGGCCGCCGGTTCTCCGGCACCTACTTCGTCAAGCGCGTGGAGCACGCCCTCAACACGAGCGGCTTCTTCACGACCTTCACCGCCCGGCGGATCTTCCAGGGGGACAAGCAATGA
- a CDS encoding putative phage tail protein, with the protein MPRNVTFHNVEVHFAVDGDDGAVFTRLFTKHIQAWARRYEEECARAERSGNDRRIGDSGGRR; encoded by the coding sequence GTGCCCAGGAACGTGACTTTCCACAACGTCGAGGTGCACTTCGCGGTGGACGGCGACGACGGCGCCGTGTTCACCCGCCTGTTCACCAAGCACATCCAGGCGTGGGCACGGCGCTACGAAGAAGAGTGCGCCCGGGCCGAGCGCAGCGGGAACGACCGCAGGATCGGGGATTCGGGGGGCCGCCGGTGA
- a CDS encoding GPW/gp25 family protein, protein MTEPFLGAGWRFPILPDEAGRLSYAVGETSIEHCLRALLLTATGERVMRPELGTTVPESVFAPGSVQNLRSLERSIADAVKTFEPRVELASVLAEADPADESRVTISVEYRIRRTNTKANLVFPFYLGLTGTTP, encoded by the coding sequence GTGACCGAACCCTTCCTCGGCGCCGGCTGGCGGTTCCCGATCCTGCCCGACGAGGCCGGCCGGCTGTCCTACGCCGTCGGCGAGACGAGCATCGAGCACTGCCTGCGCGCGCTGCTGCTCACCGCCACGGGCGAGCGCGTGATGCGGCCGGAACTCGGCACGACGGTGCCGGAATCGGTGTTCGCACCCGGCAGCGTGCAGAACCTGCGCAGCCTCGAGCGGTCGATCGCCGACGCCGTGAAGACCTTCGAGCCGCGGGTGGAGCTGGCGAGCGTGCTCGCCGAGGCCGACCCGGCCGACGAGTCCCGCGTGACGATCTCCGTCGAGTACCGGATCCGGCGCACCAACACCAAGGCCAACCTGGTGTTCCCGTTCTACCTCGGCCTGACGGGGACGACGCCATGA
- a CDS encoding phage tail protein, which yields MTTPVDQLLALNEPLPKFRFLVTLSAADVYLPPAQALLLQVVASGAFQEVTGLGAQLEVVSYPEGGRNDAVHKLPLRHSWNPITLKRGVVRDRLLWSWYETGLHDSLGARRDGALIMLDEAGLPAKSWLFHGGLAAKWTGPDLHAEQNAVAIESLEIAHEGLTAVL from the coding sequence GTGACGACCCCGGTGGACCAGCTGCTCGCGCTCAACGAGCCGCTGCCCAAGTTCCGCTTCCTCGTGACGCTTTCCGCGGCCGACGTCTACCTGCCGCCGGCGCAGGCCCTGCTGCTGCAGGTGGTGGCGTCCGGGGCCTTCCAGGAGGTCACCGGGCTGGGCGCGCAGCTGGAGGTGGTCAGCTACCCCGAAGGCGGGCGCAACGACGCGGTGCACAAGCTGCCGCTGCGCCACTCGTGGAACCCGATCACCCTCAAGCGCGGCGTGGTCCGCGACCGCCTGCTGTGGTCCTGGTACGAAACCGGCCTGCACGACTCGCTGGGGGCGCGCCGCGACGGCGCCCTGATCATGCTCGACGAGGCGGGGCTGCCCGCCAAGTCGTGGCTCTTCCACGGCGGCCTGGCCGCCAAGTGGACCGGCCCCGACCTGCACGCCGAGCAGAACGCGGTCGCGATCGAGTCCTTGGAAATCGCCCACGAGGGCCTGACGGCCGTCCTCTAG